In one Corallococcus sp. EGB genomic region, the following are encoded:
- a CDS encoding PAS domain-containing sensor histidine kinase: MKADELFSGPGEMAARMRGKDWAATPLGPVEGWPVSLRTLVRTLLHSRHPMVLMWGPRLTQLYNDAFVPSFGRGKHPEALGKTADEVWPEVWPIVGQQLEDVMREGRPSWSEDQLVPIFRNGRIENVYWTYSYSPAFDDAGNIHGILAICSETTSRVLGEQALQRSQERLRRVVEASGAGTWELDVRHGQMQVDERMAWLFGLPEPGMFTLEQVLRCVHPDEREALREAIAATLAGRAQGRYVMEHRVVEVPGHRVRWIEARGQVTFDAEGRALQFVGAALDISDRKRAEAEVLRARQEFQSFLIQAPLGIAILSGPHHVYTFANAPFMSMLFSGRPVEDLLNKTVRQALPELEGQGYYEILDGVYLTGQSFHGAKQRASMVQADGTTREMFINFTYQAKRDPEGRIDGILVLIYEVTDQVNEQREFEQLAENLRAAILSRDVFLGIASHELNTPLTTLKLQSQMSQRLFEGQGLPGFTPERLKRMIDGTLAQVDRLGRLVNDMLDVSRISSGRLSMTLDVVDFSALTAEVLERFGPQLEAAGCTLEQDIEPRIVARLDTTRIEQVLTNLLLNALKYAPGKPLHVKVERRQDQVHFSLRDEGPGIPPEHHERIFVRFERATSANEASGLGLGLYIAKQLIQAHGGTLGVDSTPGHGATFHFELPLD; the protein is encoded by the coding sequence GTGAAGGCGGATGAACTGTTCAGCGGGCCCGGCGAGATGGCCGCCCGCATGCGAGGGAAGGACTGGGCCGCCACGCCGCTCGGTCCCGTGGAGGGCTGGCCCGTCTCCCTGCGGACCCTCGTGCGGACCCTGCTCCACTCTCGCCACCCCATGGTCCTCATGTGGGGCCCTCGGCTCACCCAGCTCTACAACGATGCCTTCGTTCCCAGCTTCGGACGGGGCAAGCATCCCGAGGCGCTCGGGAAGACCGCGGACGAGGTCTGGCCGGAGGTCTGGCCCATCGTCGGTCAACAGCTCGAAGACGTGATGCGCGAAGGAAGGCCCAGCTGGAGCGAGGATCAGCTCGTCCCCATCTTCCGCAACGGCCGCATCGAGAACGTCTACTGGACCTACAGCTACTCGCCCGCCTTCGATGACGCCGGGAACATCCACGGCATCCTGGCGATCTGCTCGGAGACCACCTCCCGGGTGCTCGGCGAGCAGGCCTTGCAGCGCAGCCAGGAGCGGCTCCGCCGCGTCGTCGAGGCCTCCGGCGCGGGCACCTGGGAGCTGGATGTGCGCCATGGCCAGATGCAGGTGGATGAGCGGATGGCCTGGCTCTTCGGCCTCCCGGAGCCCGGGATGTTCACCCTGGAGCAGGTCCTCCGCTGCGTCCACCCCGACGAGCGCGAGGCCCTGCGTGAAGCCATCGCCGCCACGCTGGCGGGGCGGGCCCAGGGCCGCTACGTCATGGAGCACCGGGTCGTGGAGGTGCCCGGGCACCGCGTCCGGTGGATCGAGGCGCGCGGACAGGTGACCTTCGACGCCGAGGGCCGGGCCCTCCAGTTCGTCGGAGCGGCCCTCGACATCAGCGACCGCAAGCGCGCCGAAGCCGAGGTCCTTCGCGCGCGCCAGGAGTTCCAGAGCTTCCTCATCCAGGCGCCGCTCGGCATCGCCATCCTCAGCGGGCCGCACCACGTCTACACCTTCGCCAATGCGCCCTTCATGTCCATGCTGTTCAGCGGCCGGCCCGTGGAGGACCTGCTGAACAAGACCGTGCGGCAGGCGCTGCCGGAGCTGGAGGGCCAGGGCTATTACGAGATCCTCGACGGCGTCTACCTGACGGGCCAGAGCTTCCACGGCGCCAAGCAGCGCGCGTCCATGGTCCAGGCGGACGGCACCACGCGGGAGATGTTCATCAACTTCACCTACCAGGCGAAGCGCGACCCGGAGGGCCGCATCGACGGCATCCTGGTGCTCATCTACGAGGTGACGGATCAGGTCAACGAGCAGCGCGAGTTCGAACAACTGGCGGAGAACCTGCGCGCGGCCATCTTGTCCAGGGACGTGTTCCTGGGCATCGCCTCGCACGAGCTCAACACGCCCCTGACGACGCTCAAGCTCCAGTCGCAGATGAGCCAGCGGCTCTTCGAGGGTCAGGGCCTGCCGGGGTTCACCCCGGAGCGGCTCAAGCGGATGATCGACGGCACGCTGGCCCAGGTGGACCGGCTGGGACGGCTGGTCAACGACATGCTGGACGTGTCCCGCATCAGCTCCGGCAGGCTGTCCATGACACTCGACGTGGTGGACTTCTCCGCGTTGACGGCGGAGGTGCTGGAGCGCTTCGGGCCCCAGTTGGAAGCAGCGGGCTGCACGCTGGAGCAGGACATCGAACCCCGCATCGTGGCCCGGCTCGACACCACGCGCATCGAACAGGTGCTGACGAACCTCCTCCTCAACGCCCTCAAGTACGCACCGGGCAAACCCCTGCACGTGAAGGTCGAGCGGCGGCAGGACCAGGTCCACTTCAGCCTTCGCGACGAAGGCCCTGGCATCCCGCCAGAACACCACGAGCGCATCTTCGTCCGGTTCGAGCGGGCGACCTCCGCGAACGAGGCCAGCGGGCTGGGGCTCGGCCTCTACATCGCGAAGCAGCTCATCCAGGCCCACGGCGGGACCCTGGGCGTCGACAGCACGCCCGGCCATGGCGCGACCTTCCACTTCGAGCTGCCGTTGGACTAG
- a CDS encoding AHH domain-containing protein codes for MRPSAHPLRQARELFGLPERSGLFAFRERTRRIVPLGEEEARDLRLLEASDDLTRGYKQWCEKRRKQSGDCLRLLDEGPLLGSDGRYALAMAIAMDSVWNETAEALEGVVSPQAVMATLTSTVTMYLLLWAMPEPVSKGLAALITATAMAYLGVDTVWSILDGWVTLVRRVDQATTFFQVRDAGEIYGEVLGRNAARVFVMLATAAIGNTAGLAMKAPTLPGSAQASVAVETQAGLQFVSLGGVRSVAMTADGFTLALAPNAVAMSSRPGKPQQHHLATIRNEKSSKTGGPWTPLFRKLFKKAGMELKDPENIVEVPGHRGPHPAEYHRRVMRHLLDATEQCRTVVQCREALTGALRELAEEANTPGTELNRLLTTRPGR; via the coding sequence GTGCGGCCCTCAGCCCATCCCTTGCGGCAAGCTCGCGAGCTGTTCGGCCTGCCGGAGCGCAGCGGTCTCTTCGCCTTCCGCGAGCGGACGCGGCGAATCGTTCCGCTGGGTGAAGAGGAAGCTCGCGACCTGCGCCTGCTCGAAGCGTCGGACGACCTGACGCGTGGCTACAAGCAATGGTGCGAGAAGCGGCGCAAGCAGTCAGGAGACTGTTTGCGCCTGCTGGACGAAGGCCCCTTGCTGGGCAGCGACGGCCGCTATGCACTGGCCATGGCCATCGCCATGGACTCCGTCTGGAACGAGACGGCTGAAGCACTTGAGGGTGTCGTGAGCCCACAGGCTGTCATGGCCACGCTGACCTCCACCGTAACCATGTACCTGCTGCTCTGGGCCATGCCGGAGCCGGTGTCCAAGGGCCTCGCCGCGCTCATCACGGCCACGGCGATGGCATACCTGGGCGTGGACACCGTGTGGAGCATCCTCGATGGATGGGTGACGCTGGTACGCCGCGTGGACCAGGCGACGACGTTCTTCCAGGTACGTGACGCAGGCGAAATCTACGGAGAAGTGCTGGGAAGGAACGCCGCGCGCGTCTTCGTGATGCTGGCCACGGCGGCGATTGGCAACACGGCGGGGCTCGCGATGAAGGCGCCCACCCTGCCCGGCTCCGCGCAGGCGTCCGTCGCCGTGGAGACACAAGCGGGCCTCCAGTTCGTGTCGCTCGGAGGCGTGCGCTCCGTGGCGATGACGGCCGACGGTTTCACCCTCGCGCTGGCGCCCAATGCGGTGGCCATGTCATCGCGGCCCGGGAAGCCGCAGCAGCACCACCTGGCCACCATCCGCAATGAGAAGTCTTCGAAGACTGGTGGACCGTGGACTCCACTCTTCCGAAAGCTCTTCAAGAAGGCTGGGATGGAACTGAAGGACCCGGAGAACATCGTCGAAGTCCCGGGCCACAGAGGGCCTCATCCTGCCGAGTATCATCGACGTGTCATGAGGCACCTCCTGGACGCCACCGAGCAGTGCAGAACCGTCGTCCAATGCCGCGAGGCACTGACTGGCGCACTCAGGGAACTTGCTGAAGAAGCCAACACTCCAGGCACTGAACTGAACAGGCTGCTGACCACCCGCCCCGGACGTTGA
- a CDS encoding TfoX/Sxy family protein, whose protein sequence is MPRTDSFMEYTVELLEPLGPVQARSMFGGWGLYFGGRMFGLIIQGQLYLKTDEVTRPAFEAEGCRPFIYQSRGKEQPMSYWTPPADAEDDGRRLLPWARRAVDAANRAAMKKAAKKAPAAKKAAAKKAPARKRLKRS, encoded by the coding sequence ATGCCCCGCACGGACAGCTTCATGGAGTACACGGTCGAACTGCTGGAGCCGCTCGGCCCGGTGCAAGCCCGCTCGATGTTCGGCGGCTGGGGCCTGTACTTCGGCGGCCGGATGTTCGGCCTCATCATCCAGGGCCAGCTCTACCTGAAGACGGACGAGGTCACCCGTCCCGCCTTCGAGGCCGAGGGCTGCCGCCCGTTCATCTACCAGAGCCGGGGCAAGGAGCAGCCCATGAGCTACTGGACGCCGCCCGCCGACGCGGAAGACGACGGCCGCCGGCTGCTGCCCTGGGCCCGCCGCGCCGTGGACGCCGCCAACCGCGCGGCGATGAAGAAGGCCGCGAAGAAGGCTCCCGCCGCCAAGAAGGCCGCAGCCAAGAAGGCCCCGGCCAGGAAGCGCCTCAAGCGGTCTTGA
- a CDS encoding YqaA family protein, which translates to MPAEPSTLSTWGLPGMFFVAMLAGSVVPVPSEAMLATLIYNGAPPLTATVVATVGNVLGAVTLYILGQWVSRGGGGAVGRWVARRREKEGPRMARVEANLRNWGAPALLMSWLPILGDAFVLAGGFVGVRPVPFVFFVTLGKGLRYAFVALSTTAAM; encoded by the coding sequence ATGCCCGCCGAGCCGTCCACCCTGTCCACCTGGGGCCTTCCCGGGATGTTCTTCGTCGCCATGCTGGCGGGCTCCGTCGTGCCGGTGCCCTCCGAGGCGATGCTCGCCACGCTCATCTACAACGGCGCGCCGCCGCTGACGGCCACCGTGGTGGCCACCGTGGGCAACGTGCTGGGCGCCGTGACGCTCTACATCCTGGGCCAGTGGGTGTCGCGCGGCGGTGGCGGGGCCGTGGGGCGCTGGGTGGCGCGCCGCCGGGAGAAGGAAGGCCCGCGCATGGCGCGCGTGGAGGCGAACCTGCGCAACTGGGGCGCGCCCGCGCTGCTCATGTCGTGGCTGCCCATCCTGGGGGACGCGTTCGTGCTCGCGGGTGGCTTCGTGGGCGTGCGGCCCGTGCCCTTCGTCTTCTTCGTCACCCTGGGCAAGGGCCTGCGCTACGCCTTCGTCGCGCTGTCCACCACGGCCGCCATGTAA
- a CDS encoding lamin tail domain-containing protein gives MSLEQTLLRRPAAFWRTWSFTLVCAALSACGGPVEADSEATAPEFVAREDSLANVRLRLMAANLSSGTGQDYDPGHGIRIFQGTAPDVVMIQEFNYKTDSAADIRSFVDTAFGTGFSYYRESGAQIPNGIISRYPIIASGEWDDTQVSNRDFAWARIDIPGPKDLWAISVHLLTTSSSIRNTEASNLVKFINANVPAGDYLVIGGDFNTGSRTEAAFSTLSSVVSTASPYPADKNGNTNTNAGRNSPYDHVLVDSDLRPYQTSVVMGSSTFAPGLVVDTRVYSPLSDISPALSGDSGASGMQHMGVIKDFLIPGDAPASSVTVLSPNGGESWVAGSSQTITWTASGISSVKVEYSLNGSTWTTITSSTGASSGSVAWTVPSSATTTAWVRVSDASNATVTDLSNAAFTITTGGTGGTGNLFINEVLINEPGSDVNGEFVELVNGGTAAVDLSGWTVSDGTAVRHTFASGTTVAAGKAVVVFGGASGIPAGTPGAVAASTGQLNLGNSGDTVTVKNSAGTVVDTATFGSSLASTDGVSANRSPDGSSSGTFVLHTGVSSLMSSPGTRASGAAF, from the coding sequence GTGAGCCTGGAACAGACTCTCCTCCGGCGGCCCGCCGCCTTCTGGCGGACGTGGTCCTTCACGCTGGTGTGCGCGGCGCTGAGCGCGTGCGGTGGCCCGGTGGAGGCGGACTCGGAGGCGACGGCGCCGGAGTTCGTCGCGCGCGAGGACTCGCTGGCCAACGTGCGGCTGCGCCTGATGGCGGCCAACCTGAGCAGCGGCACGGGGCAGGACTACGACCCGGGCCACGGCATCCGCATCTTCCAGGGCACCGCTCCCGACGTCGTGATGATCCAGGAGTTCAACTACAAGACGGACTCCGCGGCGGACATCCGCAGCTTCGTGGACACGGCCTTCGGCACGGGCTTCTCGTACTACCGCGAGTCCGGCGCGCAGATTCCGAACGGCATCATCAGCCGCTACCCCATCATCGCCTCCGGCGAGTGGGACGACACGCAGGTGTCCAACCGCGACTTCGCGTGGGCGCGCATCGACATCCCGGGGCCCAAGGACCTGTGGGCCATCAGCGTGCACCTGCTGACGACCAGCTCCAGCATCCGCAACACGGAGGCGTCCAACCTGGTGAAGTTCATCAACGCCAACGTGCCCGCCGGGGACTACCTGGTCATTGGCGGTGACTTCAACACCGGCAGCCGCACCGAGGCGGCCTTCAGCACCCTCTCCAGCGTGGTGTCCACGGCGTCCCCGTACCCGGCGGACAAGAACGGCAACACCAACACCAACGCGGGCCGCAACTCGCCGTACGACCACGTGCTGGTGGACAGCGACCTGCGCCCGTATCAGACGTCGGTGGTGATGGGCTCCAGCACCTTCGCCCCCGGGCTGGTGGTGGACACGCGCGTGTACTCGCCCCTCTCCGACATCTCCCCGGCGCTGTCGGGTGACAGCGGCGCTTCCGGCATGCAGCACATGGGCGTCATCAAGGACTTCCTCATCCCGGGAGACGCCCCTGCGTCCTCGGTGACGGTGCTGTCGCCCAACGGCGGTGAGAGCTGGGTGGCCGGCTCGTCGCAGACCATCACCTGGACGGCGTCCGGCATCTCCAGCGTGAAGGTGGAGTACTCGCTGAACGGCTCCACCTGGACCACCATCACGTCCAGCACGGGCGCGTCCTCCGGCAGCGTGGCGTGGACGGTGCCCTCCAGCGCCACCACCACCGCGTGGGTGCGGGTGAGTGACGCGAGCAACGCCACCGTCACCGACCTGTCCAACGCGGCCTTCACCATCACCACGGGCGGCACCGGCGGCACGGGCAACCTGTTCATCAACGAGGTGCTCATCAACGAGCCGGGCTCGGACGTGAACGGCGAGTTCGTGGAGCTGGTCAACGGCGGCACGGCGGCGGTGGACCTGAGCGGCTGGACGGTGTCGGACGGCACGGCGGTGCGCCACACCTTCGCCAGCGGCACCACGGTGGCCGCGGGCAAGGCGGTGGTGGTGTTCGGCGGCGCGTCCGGCATCCCCGCCGGCACGCCAGGCGCGGTGGCCGCGTCCACGGGCCAGCTCAACCTGGGCAACAGCGGTGATACCGTCACGGTGAAGAACAGCGCCGGCACGGTGGTGGACACGGCCACGTTCGGCTCGTCGCTGGCGAGCACGGACGGCGTGTCCGCCAACCGCAGCCCGGACGGGTCCTCCTCGGGCACCTTCGTGCTGCACACCGGCGTGTCCAGCCTGATGAGCTCGCCGGGCACGCGCGCCAGCGGCGCCGCGTTCTAG
- a CDS encoding putative sensor domain DACNV-containing protein, translating into MDEPGLQYPGEALRGWLRQFAKTPLAEPTLKLLVVLADTVFFASLGREEGEATRVRIAYHAQGLQGLQAVRETVYVGGQKGKRQAWETLPLEPKSSITDFSVEALVKLAPAANLPRTAVVVGPREGKLRIQGLARRVEYTEFHAEGEEDVFILHAPEPGHLVVSTQGREVFRYEQGAPVPPGRRVALHDLLFHEDSAVRAALMEMCSTLVESLPKVQPLMGGNREWYVSNAVQGLIRRMAGLHHGGLIAFLPKQHDVERFRTRGKYVLPPEQGSLLRQRLQRFVQARADLINGAWQAEAGKAAEEEEDPELKKAAAEHDDKATESDFQALVESIGQFTAVDNALVMGPELEVLCAGYQIAIPRSGPPQVFEARTLQGRPGPHYPINQHGSRHRAAAVFANQHSGAIVFVASQDGPLRCLHRPPGKKKVLLWSLLLTED; encoded by the coding sequence ATGGATGAACCCGGCCTGCAATATCCCGGAGAAGCCCTGCGCGGGTGGCTCCGGCAGTTCGCCAAGACGCCGCTCGCCGAGCCAACGCTGAAGTTGCTGGTCGTCCTGGCGGACACGGTGTTCTTCGCGAGCCTGGGTCGGGAGGAGGGCGAGGCCACGCGCGTGCGCATCGCGTACCACGCGCAAGGGTTGCAGGGCCTGCAGGCGGTGCGCGAGACGGTCTACGTCGGAGGCCAGAAGGGCAAACGTCAGGCGTGGGAGACGCTGCCCCTGGAGCCCAAGTCCAGCATCACGGACTTCAGCGTGGAGGCGCTGGTGAAGCTGGCGCCCGCGGCGAACCTGCCGCGCACGGCGGTGGTGGTGGGGCCGCGCGAGGGCAAGCTGCGCATCCAGGGGCTGGCGCGCCGGGTGGAGTACACGGAGTTCCACGCGGAGGGAGAGGAGGACGTCTTCATCCTCCACGCGCCGGAGCCGGGTCACCTGGTGGTGAGCACGCAGGGGCGCGAGGTGTTCCGCTACGAGCAGGGCGCGCCGGTGCCGCCGGGCCGGCGCGTGGCGTTGCACGACCTGCTCTTCCACGAGGACAGCGCGGTGCGCGCGGCGCTGATGGAGATGTGCTCCACGCTGGTGGAGTCCCTGCCCAAGGTGCAGCCGCTGATGGGCGGCAACCGCGAGTGGTACGTGTCCAACGCGGTGCAGGGGCTCATCCGGAGGATGGCCGGGCTGCACCACGGCGGGCTCATCGCGTTCCTGCCCAAGCAGCACGACGTGGAGCGCTTCCGCACGCGAGGCAAGTACGTCCTGCCGCCGGAGCAGGGGTCGCTCCTGCGCCAGCGGTTGCAGCGCTTCGTGCAGGCGCGGGCGGACCTCATCAACGGCGCGTGGCAGGCGGAGGCCGGCAAGGCGGCGGAGGAGGAAGAGGATCCGGAGCTGAAGAAGGCCGCCGCCGAGCACGACGACAAGGCGACGGAGAGCGACTTCCAGGCGCTGGTGGAGAGCATCGGGCAGTTCACCGCGGTGGACAACGCGCTGGTGATGGGGCCGGAGCTGGAGGTGCTCTGCGCGGGGTATCAGATCGCCATCCCGCGCAGCGGTCCGCCGCAGGTCTTCGAGGCGCGCACGCTCCAGGGACGTCCCGGGCCGCACTACCCCATCAACCAGCACGGCTCACGTCACCGGGCCGCGGCCGTCTTCGCCAACCAGCACTCCGGAGCCATCGTCTTCGTGGCGTCCCAGGACGGCCCGCTGCGCTGCCTGCACCGGCCGCCCGGCAAGAAGAAGGTGCTGCTCTGGAGCCTCCTGTTGACGGAGGACTGA
- a CDS encoding imm11 family protein has protein sequence MADRFFELHGDPLEGYWYLDDPVDKNGVEVDNAWRLRTGKPVEPTGPLRVPIMEPGKPRDFSMAGLSMVPVVHIKLATLLAERAADEVQLLPVTIPKHPDQYVILVTPRVIRCIDEQASKGVRFWEPRHGQPWRIGEYRSVDILRIDKSKVGDAKIFRPWGWNVSLIVSEDLKAALERTGATGMYFTEV, from the coding sequence ATGGCTGATCGTTTCTTCGAACTGCATGGCGACCCCCTCGAGGGGTACTGGTACCTGGATGATCCGGTCGACAAGAACGGAGTGGAGGTCGACAACGCCTGGCGCCTCAGGACTGGCAAACCTGTCGAACCAACGGGGCCGCTTCGAGTCCCCATCATGGAGCCTGGGAAGCCTCGGGATTTCTCGATGGCGGGGCTGAGCATGGTCCCGGTCGTTCACATCAAGCTCGCGACGCTCCTGGCGGAACGCGCGGCGGATGAGGTGCAACTCCTCCCTGTCACCATTCCCAAGCACCCGGATCAGTACGTCATCCTCGTCACCCCTCGCGTCATCCGCTGCATTGACGAGCAGGCATCCAAAGGAGTCCGGTTCTGGGAGCCCCGGCACGGTCAGCCTTGGCGGATCGGCGAATACCGCTCCGTGGACATCCTGCGCATCGACAAGTCGAAGGTGGGTGACGCGAAGATCTTCCGCCCCTGGGGCTGGAATGTCTCGCTCATCGTCTCCGAGGACCTCAAGGCAGCACTGGAGCGCACCGGTGCTACCGGCATGTACTTCACGGAGGTGTAA
- a CDS encoding S28 family serine protease translates to MPRAAGLPRVLLALPLLALLGGPVACGDDGPDDPRPDSGPQTVDAGSDAGTEADAGPNSDAGIDVDAGSEADAGTDADAGTDGDAGSEADAGTDADAGTDGGVVTCTPSGWVDTPPDLSVIQNTSLDILVRLRAIPGLAVQENPNGANVPAGYRLFLLRYNQPSDHAHPECQRFEQRLTLMHKADTSPMVLSTSGYNVSTGTGRSEPTQLLAANQVAVEHRFFPPSIPEPADWSHLTIRQSADDFHRLTQALKLIYTGKWVSTGGSKGGETVVFFRRFHPDDVDATVAYVAPIAKRNDERFVTFQDTVGGDAQVACRERLWAFQREVLSRRENMLTLLKSYAQAQKPALTYSQLGFELALEHAAIETYFAFWQYDSAANCTRNIPATTATDQQLFDAMDYEVGMNSFADSGLAPYAAYYYQAAAELGWPQPYDKHLGALIHFPDTDTGEVYSPPGIPFVFRPQAMPDIQDWVNTKGQRLMFIYGSHDPWTAAAYTLGNAQDSYLYTVAGGNHGSRISQLPAAQQAEAKATLNRWMGLAPLKQSPKVSLSEEPPVFGPHVPPRLRAASRN, encoded by the coding sequence ATGCCTCGCGCCGCTGGCCTTCCCCGTGTGTTGCTGGCCCTTCCCCTGCTCGCCCTGCTTGGCGGCCCGGTCGCCTGTGGCGACGACGGCCCGGATGATCCGCGCCCCGACAGTGGCCCCCAGACCGTGGACGCCGGTTCGGACGCGGGCACCGAGGCCGATGCGGGCCCGAACTCGGACGCGGGCATCGACGTGGACGCGGGCTCCGAGGCCGATGCGGGCACGGACGCCGACGCGGGCACCGACGGGGACGCGGGCTCCGAGGCCGATGCGGGCACGGACGCCGACGCGGGCACCGACGGCGGCGTGGTGACGTGTACCCCGAGCGGCTGGGTCGACACGCCGCCGGACCTGAGCGTCATCCAGAACACATCGCTCGACATCCTGGTCCGGCTGCGGGCCATCCCGGGCCTCGCCGTGCAGGAGAACCCCAACGGCGCGAACGTGCCCGCGGGCTACCGGCTCTTCCTCCTGCGCTACAACCAGCCGTCGGACCACGCCCACCCGGAGTGCCAGCGCTTCGAGCAGCGCCTGACGCTGATGCACAAGGCGGACACCAGCCCGATGGTGCTCTCCACCAGCGGCTACAACGTCTCCACCGGAACGGGCCGCAGCGAGCCCACACAGCTCCTGGCGGCGAACCAGGTCGCCGTGGAGCACCGCTTCTTCCCGCCCAGCATTCCAGAGCCCGCGGACTGGAGCCACCTCACCATCCGCCAGTCCGCGGATGACTTCCACCGCCTCACCCAGGCGCTCAAGCTCATCTACACCGGCAAGTGGGTGTCCACGGGCGGCAGCAAGGGCGGCGAGACGGTGGTGTTCTTCCGCCGCTTCCACCCGGACGACGTGGATGCCACGGTGGCGTACGTGGCGCCCATCGCGAAGCGCAACGACGAGCGCTTCGTGACGTTCCAGGACACCGTGGGCGGCGACGCGCAGGTGGCCTGCCGTGAGCGGCTGTGGGCCTTCCAGCGGGAGGTGCTCTCGCGGCGGGAGAACATGCTCACGCTCCTGAAGTCCTATGCGCAGGCGCAGAAGCCTGCGCTGACCTACTCGCAGCTCGGCTTCGAGCTGGCGCTGGAGCACGCCGCCATCGAGACCTACTTCGCCTTCTGGCAGTACGACTCCGCGGCGAACTGCACCCGGAACATCCCCGCCACCACCGCGACGGACCAGCAGCTGTTCGACGCGATGGATTACGAAGTGGGCATGAACTCGTTCGCGGACTCGGGCCTCGCCCCGTACGCCGCCTACTACTACCAGGCTGCGGCGGAGCTGGGCTGGCCCCAGCCCTATGACAAGCACCTGGGCGCGCTCATCCACTTCCCGGACACCGACACCGGTGAGGTGTACTCGCCGCCGGGCATCCCGTTCGTGTTCCGCCCCCAGGCAATGCCGGACATCCAGGACTGGGTGAACACGAAGGGGCAGCGGCTGATGTTCATCTACGGCAGCCATGACCCGTGGACGGCGGCGGCCTACACACTGGGCAACGCGCAGGATTCCTATCTCTACACGGTGGCGGGCGGGAACCACGGCTCGCGCATCAGCCAGCTCCCGGCGGCGCAGCAGGCGGAGGCGAAGGCCACGCTCAACCGCTGGATGGGCCTCGCCCCGCTGAAGCAGTCTCCGAAGGTGTCGCTGTCGGAGGAGCCGCCCGTCTTCGGCCCCCACGTGCCGCCCCGGCTGCGCGCGGCGTCGCGGAACTAG